The following is a genomic window from Verrucomicrobiota bacterium.
ATCAAATGATCGACACAGAAGTAAGTGTTTCATTATTAAGTAATTATAACCCCGTAATTGCCGGTAATTATGACGAGTTAATAAATATTGACATTTTGAGACATGTGTTTAATAATCTCCTGTCACTTGATTGTAACCATTCTATCAGTGATATCTTGACGGTTAAAAATGGTGTCTAATTATATATAAGAGTCTTAAATTATGATTGCTGTGCTCACTCAACCTAACTTCAACCAGAAAGCCAAATGTTACGATCATCATGCGGTTATCCAGAGTGAAGTGGCTGATTGGTTGTCCAAATGGCTCCCGACTAAAAAGACGGGGGCCGCATTGGAAGTGGGCGCTGGCACGGGACACTTCACCCGTTATTTGCATAATTGGAATGGTTCCCTCGTCGCTACGGATAGCAGCCAGGAGATGGTAGAGATCGGGGCCCAGAAAATCCCTCATATCTCGTGGGAAAGACAAGAAGCCCATGATTTGCAGTATAATGACTTGGACTGGATTTTCTCTTCAAGTACCCTGCAGTGGATGAATGATCCCCTCTCCGTTCTCAAACACTGGGCTGATTGTCTGAAACCCGGGGGCCGAGTTTTGTGTTCGGTCTTCATTTCCGGAACATTAGGGGAGTTAAACCAGTATTTGAGTGAAGAGACGATTCCTCTTACTTGGAGGGACGAGCATGATTGGCAACTCCTTTTTGAAAAAGCCGGATTAA
Proteins encoded in this region:
- a CDS encoding methyltransferase domain-containing protein — protein: MIAVLTQPNFNQKAKCYDHHAVIQSEVADWLSKWLPTKKTGAALEVGAGTGHFTRYLHNWNGSLVATDSSQEMVEIGAQKIPHISWERQEAHDLQYNDLDWIFSSSTLQWMNDPLSVLKHWADCLKPGGRVLCSVFISGTLGELNQYLSEETIPLTWRDEHDWQLLFEKAGLNILTHQVMTKVVRYDSCQSLLRSLHGIGAVSKNPRLYAGALRKIIKAYDQNHRRGDYSMATYRYMRILAQCD